TGTATAAGCTTTGGTGAAGCAAACTTGGAGGTTGTCCAAGAGGCTCGGATTTGAATCATCTAGTGGAATACTCGCACAACCCCGTAGACGTAGGCTTGATATAGttgaaccacgtaaattctaGTGTCGTTTTCTTTACTCTCTACTTGATTTACTTTCTTACTTGTTGATTATTGCTTGTGCTGGTTGAGCCTTTCTTCCCGATTGGATTTTGCCGTTTCTATACCCCAACAAATGAGACCATTTGGAGGTATTGGAAGAACTGTCTGGCAAACTGGaccatcactttttttttttgtctgaactGGACCATCACTTGTTAGGTCACTATTTGCGCAAAAATTTCAAGTATTTACACTCAATTGAGACCATCTAAATATTATAGCCATGTGACTTACACCATACAAAATGCACGTGCTGAAACCTAATTGACACATGGGTAGAATTGGATCTCATGAGCACTCTCATACATGCGCCACTCAAAAATGGAaccaaataaatgaataaacttTTTAGAACTCATTCACCCCTCCTCTCTCCCAACTAGTCCCAAGTCACCCCAACCAAACGTATACGTTACACAACACAATTGACATCAGCTAGATTGCTCCAGAAGGCAGACACACGTATATATATTCTCCTTGTTTTTATTCCACCACTTTGAATCAAGAAAATAAGTCATAATATTATATGTACACACTACTTCTGCTGTGTGAGCAAAATAAGTGTCAAGGCTGCGTTTTTGGTTGAGGGTTTATAATATGAATTGGTGACACCACACGGCACGTATCATCGCTTAGAAGTTAGAAGACTCCTACAagtctctcttttcttttaggACCCAACCGTCCGTCAAACACGACTGTCCAGCTTAATAATCTTAACGCGGAATAAtactttgaatttttcaatttattATGGATATAGCTATATATTAGCTACGAACTttgattatttaattaatttctcaGCAATCCAAAAAGGGCaacactacacatccataaattacctatccataaatttacataacCATGTGGCATGACATGTAGGCTGTCCAGCTGGACAATttcgaatttaaaaaaaaaaaaccaaaaaagaccATTAAAACGTAAAATAGGCGCGAGAAACAAAAACACGAGAAACCCTGCATCTCCAAAAAAAATCTAGTTTGTAACTGCCTGAAGAAACACGAACGTCGTTCTCTCCCTCTCCAATTTTCGGAAAACTTGCTGAGTACGAACGATATCACAGTGATCGATATCGATCACCATGCTCGAAAATCAGGTTTCTCTTGTATTGATCTTGTGTTCGATGTGAGTTTCTTGAGGATTTGAAGCTGGTTTTTCTGTTTGGGCGACAACTTCTTCGAACAACAAGAAGTAAGTGTTTGAATCACATATTCATACCTAGTATTTGTTGATAATTTCAAGATCTCTCTGCACTATAGTGTACTTAAGAGCAGTTTTGGTATATGATTTTGCCCAAATCTATCTCGGTTGGGTTTTTCTGCACAATTTCAGATTCAGTTTTAATAACTAGGGCAATGTAAATAGTTATTAGACTTTAttgtgatttaattttttttatttaacaaaCCTTTGTTGTTcggttaattttttatatatacagtGTAATTTGTAGCATTGTGTCTTGCTTGGGCttattgttttctttggtttttcttgtACGAACTAGAAGGAATTTTGGTTTATCCCCAGCACATGCCCTGTAAGAACAACCATTCACCCTTGTTGTTTGATAGTGAAGGGAATGCTTTTAAGTTTCAGCAAAGTGACTTTTGATATCGTGTATGCCTATTATACAGACTATACTCGTGGGAGTGGTGTACAAATAGGTTGATTGAGATGTGTACTGTATATTTGTATGCATGATTTGTTCGTATAAAGATAATGGTTGTGTCATTTCAGATAGTTGCTTCTGTTAAACACTATATTGTTTCTCCTATATTTTCTTGCAGTGATACCTCAATGGGTGTTCCTGGAGATGCTTTTAATACCTCATTGTTATTAAATACATTGTGTTTATAATAATGTGGTGTTTCCCTTTACAGGATGGCAAAAATGAGAGCAATACGGACTACGAAAACAAAAAAGCATAAACCAAAAGAGATGCCTCAACCAAAAGAGAAACCGAAGCCAAGCGCTTTACAATATCGGTCGAATATGTTAGGTATAACATCCCTTCTAAGGACTATATCTTTGCAGCAGAGGCATAAAATGTGTCTTCGTAAGACACCATTTTGGCTTATGTACAAGAAACTACTCAAGAGGAAAGACATGGAAGTTGCACCAAAGAAGCAAGAACAAATAATATGTGATATTATGAGTACTTATGATGACAAAAAGGCAGCTTTTGTCCTAGCAAAGAAGAGTGTTCAACTTACAGAGAATGACATAAAATTGGTATTCGGAGTTGTTTCAGGGCAACGAAATATGAAGATTGGCAGAATGTCGAAGCCAATTGAATCAAAGTTTGTGGAAAGAAGGTTCAATGGAGTGGATAAAATGAAGTCAACTGAGATAAAGAATGCAATCCATCGAGCATTGAGGGGGAAGACAACTAATGATGCCGATGATGTAGCAAGATTGATCATGTTGTACACGTGTCTTGCGCTATTTTTTTCAACAAGAGCTGATCACATTCCTTGGGCATTCATCAAATACATTGAGAACCTAGACAATGTGAAGCAATACAATTGGTCAAAGGCAATCTGCGATAATCTCTTGGATTCAATCAAGAAGAACATAAAATCTCCCACAAAAGTGACTGGATGTGTCACTATTATGTCGGTAATTATTCGatcgagtattttaattttcttactcATTTACTGTGAAAAATATGGTTTTAAGActcttatttgaatttttttttctaacagTATTGGTTTTGCGAGCACACTGAAGTGTTCACACCAGTTAATGCAACAATTTTCCCAAGATTCTTAAAATGGGACATTAGTGGATGGCCAAAGGATTTCAAGGCACAATACATAGACATCATTATGGAGGACAAGGTAAAATTCTTCAATCTTCTACTTAATTATTCGAATTACATTGCCATTTGATTTTGCTAGCTGGATGTgtagtttttcttgtttgaattACAATGTCATTTAGTCTGCCactttgaaaaatatttaattccATTGTGTATGTTATTAATTACAATGTTGAATTCTTAATTACGATGCCATAGCCATGTCTATGAAATAGGCGTTTTTTTCTCTTCTCAGTTACCCGTtacaatgatgatgatattgtgCTATATACATGAAGCTTCCTTCcagtaaattttttgaaaagtctTAGGACTCTACATTTAACCAGATTTGCTTCTTATCTTTAGAAAATGGTGgaatattaaaatataaatttttgtccaaaattatattgaaagaaCAATTAGgctgtatatgtgtgtgtgggtaGAAAATATGAATTATAAAATGCTGTAATTGTTAGATATTTTTATCATAGATGGGAAAATGTCCACTAACATACTACTTTGACCAAACAATAGCTTGAAATCATATTTCATATCAGACTTTATATTCTTTCTCAAGGATATCTAATTCCATTGTGtttgtaattaattacaatgtCATATGTTTAATTACATTGCGCTTCCTTAAACTACTTTCTTGTTCTTATTTCACTGTAGGTGATTGAAGCTGGATTGGAAATGAATGATGAAGAGAAAAATTTAATTGAAAGCGAGCTTCAATTATCAAACTTGGAAGCTTCAAATAAAACTCCTAGCTTTAGTGATGTTCCGAGTGCATCCGACAATTCTACATCTGAAACTGAATCGTCAAATACTCCAGAACGTCACAACATTGTCAATCAATCCAGTCAATCAGCAGAAGATATTGAGTCGCCTGTGGTCCGGCTTGGTTCAGGTGGCAAAAATCTTATGCAAAGCAGTGAAGAGCCATCTCCAGAAAACATGGCAGCATCTCATGTCCATCATGAATCAACTAGAAAGAAAGACAAATCAATGGTAAGAATAATTGAActtgaaaaagagaagaatgaTGCTAAGGAGGAAGTTGAAAGGTTGAAGAATGACCTTctgattcaaacaaaaaaaattgaggtaaAGCAATCTGAGGTGGAAGAATTAAGGATGGAATTGTGGTATCAAATCAAGAACAATGAGAAGCTAAATGTGGAACTTGAGAATGTGATTTCTTCCAAAATTGTCATTGAAAAAGGCTATCAATTGATGGTTGATGAAACCGCAAAGTTAAAGTCAGAAGTTCAGGCACTAATTGCAGCGCGTGAAGTTAAACAGAATGAAGATAATATAGAAGTTGATGATGCTACAAATGAGAAGGAAAATGCTGAGGAGGACAGGATTGTGGAGAATATCATTGCAAACATTGTTATCTCTGATTATGTATCAAATGTGAAGGATAATACCCCCAAGAAATTGGCAACGTATCAACGAAAACCAGCATCTACATCAATGGTGAGGcgtataaaaacaaaaaagcgcATAGAAAGAGAAGACTCtgattttgagtatgatttgaagaaaaagttaaatcaaaacaagaaggCAAAGATTCTTGTTGAGCAGAATGAGTTGGCTGCTTGCAATGTGGAGGATTACAATATACCTGAGAAGACCATCTCTCTAAAGGAAGTGCAAACAAAGTCGGGGGTTTACCGGTTCTTATCAACTagagacaaaaaaaagttgACGGATGTTGCTCAGCTTGGAAAAAATAAGTGAGTAATTTTATTGATCGAAAAAAGTTGTCATATGCATAATACCCTGTGATATAATTAAAAACGCTGTGCTATAAATAATTACATTGTGTTATTTGCACAATGTAATTAGAATCTGGAACACATTTTGCTTTAACTAATATTTGACTAACAATGCATAATTTTATGCATTTGGTGTTTGCAGCACTGTGGTATGGTCGGGAGATAATTTCCTCGTGTGGAGTGACATAATTTCTCTTGTGAATGGCAACATGGTGTCAAGCAATGTAAGCATTTGTTAAATTAATTAACATGGGGTTTTGAGtacattatataatattttgtatatcatttataattattttcatacttGCGCAGATAATTAATGCACAAATTGAATATTTGACAAGGAAACAAGGGAAAGTGATAGCTCCTCATCCTACACAAGTTAGAACAGCTTCAATTGCCATAACCAGTTCTTGCATGGCATTCATTAGGATGAAAAGAGATGATCTCCTCCAAAAGTGTATCGTAGAGAAACTGAAGAACCAAGATGAGCGATACAGATATTACATTTTCCCCATTCATGCTGCCGGAAACCATGAAGTTGCCAATCATTGGACGACCTTAGTTTTGGACACTGAGGATGGATTATGGCTCCATTACAACTCAATTCTCCCTAGGAATAGAAAATGCAGAGATCCGTACCTGACGGACGTTGATGAATTGGTaatgaaaatttatttgtaCTTCTTAACCCTATTATGCGCATTTAAATGTTTCTTACTTTTGTAGATCAAATATTATTACGAGGTCTTTCCAATGCCATCTGGAAGTCAATACGATCGTGAAGAACTGATTACAATGTGGGACACACCCCAACAATCAGCTACCTCGTaagatttattatatttttagtatcttaattttttctttatttaatctTCTTATCCATGGATTTTAATACTCACTATGAAACAGGGTGGATTGTGGTATAATTTGCATGTACGTGATCGATTGCCTATTCAACAAAACAAGCATTGCCAAGAAACTTACCAAAACAGAAATAAACAAGTTTCGGGCCAACCTAGTGCAGACCTTTCTGAATGACGATCCACATAGTTGGGATGTTGATGGAGACAATCTCACTGATTTGATGAAATAGAAAACTATtaagtttgttttgttctttagTAACCTCCAACTTGATTtacaaatgtaaaaaaaaaaaaaattgatgcctACTTATATGCTAGAATACCAATGTAAGTTCTTTTTGTAAATGTTTTGGGATTTAGATACATCTAAATACATTGTGAACCTATCCTTTAATGGTAGCAATTATAAATATGATGTTGGTGTTCATTATATTGTGAGACTATACAAAGtaaatatttacattttttgCATAATTTATTACATTGAGTTTTGGACGATTATGAAAATTTACCATGCGTACTTTTTTCGCCCAAATCTATAACCATCTAGGCCATCCAAGTTCATTCAGTTATAAAATTGAACAAAGTGTCCTTAAGTAAATGGATTAGCAATTGTGATTGCTTGAATATATATGATACGATAGCTAAGCACAGTGTACATACTACAATGTAAGTAATTACAATGTGCAATAATTAAAAACAGTGTAAATATTGAAGTAATGTATTTGATACCTAGAACAAATTACAAAAATGCATTTAATGAAACCCAACACAAATTACTAAAAATTGTCAAACTCATTCCCAGAATTAAAATTAATACAAGTCATAAACTCAATAACAACAAATCCAAtgtctaaaaaaaattacataacaCCAATTGATCGAATTCTCAAAACACAGAAATATCATTTGTTCTTGACGATCCAGCTGCACCACTGCTACTCCCCGTGCTCCTCCTTTTGAATATCCTCCGCTTCATTACACTACGTGGACGTCCTTTCCCTCTTCTGACAATTGGATCATTTGGATTAGAGGATCCCGGGACCAATGACACATATGAATTTGGTGTCATATTCTTCAATGAAACTTTAATCCACTGCATTACATTAACAAAATAACCTTCATTGTCAGCAGCCACATCAGCCAACTGAGAAAAAGATCTACACATATCATCGTAACGGCGTTGTTCATTGGATAATGTCCAACCATCATAATTAATCTTCACACGTGAATGACACCTCCTTACATCTTTCCTCCACCGCGTAAGCACATATTTGTCTGGGAGTACAAAAATATCCCTAGCAATAAACACAACTAGCGCATGCCTGCAAACAATTCCTCTGAACTCGAAACTCAAACATGAACAATTAACGTCCTCACCATCATACATCACATCAAACATAACCTTCTTCTTACCACCTTCACCAAACACAACATCTTCATATAATACGTAATGAGTCGAGCATTCCCTTTCgtcaattgatttaaatccacAATACATCATTCCAGTCAATTCTTTTTGAAACTCCAAAAACTTTTGCACAGTATACAGTTTTTGAATCTGCTTCTCCATATCATAGAATGTAGCACAAGATAGTTGCTTGTGGAAGGAATCAAAATCAGCTTGACTTTCCTTCTCAATCTTTTTCCTAAGAGCATTACTGTATTGTTCCACAAATTGTTTCAATGTCGTCTTCGAATTCACATATCCATCAAAAAATGCATTCATGCTCTCGCTTCGCCCTGTTGTAGACATTCCAGCCCAAAAATATTTCTTCACAAAGATAGGTACCCACAACTCCCTCTCGGCGTACAAAGAAGACAACCAAACATTATCTTCCAACTGATAAAATGAAATCAACATATGCCAAGAATCTGCAAAACAAATAGGAAATACTTGGTTACAATTAGTTTGCAAAATAAAAACTTCAACTACATTACAATATTTAATTGCACTGATAtgataattaattacactgaatattatttaattatattgtgATACCCACCTTCGAATTCGTATATGCTCTGAGAATCGTAGATGGCTCCAGTCAACAACCGTCTTATGCCATCGTATTCTATGTGAGAACCTAACTTCTCCGGCACTTTCTTCATTATATGCCACAGGCACAATCTATGCTTGGTATCTGGGAATACAACTCTTATAGCATTTTTCATTGCCCTATCTTGGTCAGTTATTATACCTTGAGGAGCAACACCTCCCATACAAGCTAGCCATGTCCTGAATAACCAAACAAATGTTTCTGTATCTTCCGAAGATATGAGACCACAACCGAGAAGTATAGAATGACCATGGTGGTTAACACCAACAAATGGAGCAAATGGCATGTCATACTTGTTGGTGAGGTATGTCGTATCAAACGTCACAACATCACCAAATTCTTTGTATGCTGCCCTACTACGTGGATCAGCCCAGAAAACATTCTTCAATCTCCCATCATCATCCCaatcaatcaaagaaaagaaCCCCTCGTTGTTAGATTGCATTTTAAGGAAATAATTCTGAACTGCAACAGCATCACCTTCACCAAGACGCATACGCCTTACTTTAGAAATAAGGTTACGAGTATCTCTCTCAAGAAATGGTAAATTTTCATGACCACCAGCTCCAATAACACAAGCATTATGACTCTTGTTCGGCCTAATCCCTGCCATATCATTAATCTCCAGCTGCCTTTTCACACATGGGTTAATTTCCCTATTGCACCTAAAATATCTTGATTGGCTTGGACTTAATTCGTGGTTGTGATTATTGTTAAACTGAGTTATCTCCCACTTACCATTAATAGAAAGCCGTCCAGCAATCCTAGCCTTGCATTCATTCTTAGAGAATGCACGATGACAAATAGAATTCTTCGAATGACTATAAAATTTGTCAGACCTACCACACGTAAATACCAAATATTTGTACATCCCACTACTATCCTTACTTATGGATCTCCTCTTAACAGAAAACCCATTGTGTTGACCAAAATCCTTATAAAAATTGAACAAGTCATCCACAGAATCAAACAACATCCCAATCATCGGCGTGAGAACATCTACACTATCCACATGATCTAATTGGTCATGGTCATTATCCTTCAGAGTGAACTCCATATTGTCACTGCAAAATTGCCATTTAATTACAGTAAGTATTGCACAATGTAATTAATAATTCAacagtgtaataagccactgtaCACTTAATCCCAAACTACATTCACCACTCATCAACATAAAAAGTAACGAAAATACCAAAACTAAGAACCTACAAACAATTGCATTTGAGAGATCTGAGCATCATaccaacaaagaaaacaaaatcgcATGCCATATCAAAATCGCAGATAATTGTACATAAGTTCATACACGAAATAGCGTTGCATTCATTCAAAGAACTCGTAAACTAATGCAAACAAACCTAAACGAAGCATTCAATGTTTGCATCTTCAGTTCTTTGCGATTGATTGTTTTTGAAACCAAAGGCACCAAACAACACGTACGTAAGAGGAAGCTCCGAACACCACCGTAAACTCCTAGATCAAACTCGTATAGAAAAACAATTCGCCATTGATTGTTTCTCAAGCTTCAAAGGAGCAAAAACTTGTTCGCAGGTTGCGAGAGAGAATAGACGAATACAATAGGAGTAAACGACAAAAAAATATctagatgagagagaaacaggAATTATAGAATTAATTATATCTTttatttaattgataatttggttatttaattggatatctatgtggcatgttgaGTTGTACAGCCACATAGATTAGGGAAGTTTAGGGATGGAAAAATtagggacacatatcattttcgatccaaaaaagacaaaataatatTCGATTTATTCTGTAGTATTGTGTGTGGAGTCTAAGACATATATGTTAGCATCAAGTAATggataagtgtatatatatatatatatatatatatacatggttTAAGTGACATATGTCATAAACCACGCAAAAATGTGTAGGAAGATTATGCAAACATGTGCATTCAAAGCACCAACCCACATGGACAGATTTTTCCTGGTTCCATATCTAAGTTAACTAACATGGCCTTTCGCTCTTCACGCGGCAATGACTTTGACTTTTAACGGTTATTACTAAGATTATCAAAATCAAGATGTTACATAAGATAAGATGGATGGAAGGCCGGTAAAATTGAATAGTAAGATCGTATGATCTTTATCAATTTTACGATTTTGAATTGATTCGGATCGTTTCTTTGATTTATCATAATCGTGGGTATTATTAATTCACACTTGCCCCCATACGgggttatattaaaaaaaaaaaaaaagagtagtgaaattgaaccaaaattagGAGAAGAATATActaaatataaaatcaaaattactCTATTAGGTAGAATACAATAAAAGAATGACTACAACACCAGATAATGTAATATCCGCTGTACACAACCAATTTATatccaaaaagaagaaaaacaagaattCTTGTAATCCACGAAATCTGGCAAATCCTAATTCAACGATCCTTCACGATTAAACAATAAACGCGGTTTCTTGGTCGACAGGGGACTCTCCACCTCCTCGTCGCAGGGACCATCCATGATGACGTGTCCTTCCCAAGCCGATTCCATCTCCAAAGCCGGCAAGTTCAAGTCAAAGCCGCgctgctggtgctggtgctggctCAACCCTTGACTCGACGATGACGTCACCACACTtccgttgttgttgttgttgttattgcTATTGGAACCGTCATAATGGCATCGCTTGTGTCCACCGAGAGCCTGGCCGGTCGGGAAACTCTTGTGGCAGATAGAGCACTCGTGGGCCCTACCACTCGAGGCGGCGGTCACGGTTGTTGTGCTGCTGGAAGGATGATCGTTATTACTGTTATCGACACCAGAAGAGGATTTCCGGTGGCTGGCCTTGTGGCCGCCGAGTGCTTGGTAAGAAGGGAAGGCCTTGCCGCACACAGTGCACTTGTACGACAATTTCAAACTCGAAGGCGGCGGCTGCGGCTGAGCCACTGTCACTGCCTCGTTGTTGTCGTCGCTGTTATTGTTGCCACGTGCGAGCATGATAAGGCAGAGAGCGAGGTACTCATCCTCGGTGGGTGAAGCAGGAGCAAGGGACTCGCTACGCTGTCGTTTTGAGCGTTTGCGCTTGATGTCGGAGTCTTCATAGGCAGCATTGAAAGGATTCGGTGTGGTATTTGGGGAGTTAAGTGCTTCAAGAGCCATAATTAATTTTCAAGAAAAGTGAGGGAGTGGAGTTGTGATGTGTGCGATAGAGGGTTTagttggttatatatatatatatatatacacacacacacacgtatagAGAGAGAAGTCGGTCAGctaaagaaagagagagtgagcTTTGTATTTGATGActcattcaagtcaaaacaATGGCACGCCTGCCCTGCTGTGAGGACAATTCTGTATATAAGCGGTAAAAGatggactttttttttggtaattttttgGGAGTGTGAAGCACGTCTCCTCTATTTTGTTAGGTCAGCAGACAGCAGCGAGGCCTTGGCTAGAATTGGATAGAATTTGTTGCCTAATCTTGCCATACGTTGCAAGATAACCATTGAATTCActtcctttatttttatttctttatttggtaTGGTTAATTGCACATGTGATATGGAGTAATTACTATGAAAATATGTGAGCATCCGTAGTttacgtttgttcatctttcaGTTCAGAATCTTCACCAACAATCTCGAAGTCTGTTTAGTTTGAATTATTTTGAGATGTTTGTAACACAAGTCAGATTTGTACATCATCatatataaatttcatttttatttgagaccaaaaaaatatcattgtacTCATAAttccaatcaaaataaaatcaaattttttaaaaaataaaattataaagtggttttgttgattttgcagTAAGTACACAATAATAAATTTAGAGCACACTCCAGGCCTCCGAAGATATGTAGtgtttactttgtttgcatgCTTATGAGCCACCTAATTAACTATTTATGACATTACCTAACCTAATTACAATTAGTTTCCAGACCTTTGCACCTACTAATATTTTTTTGAGTCATTGTAATTATGTGTTTTGCTAATCAATTAATTTACACAATACAttatactttctttttttttaaaacaattggGTTTGATTCGACTTTTGTACACGTCTAACACGCCAACAAATAATAATTACCAATTTAGTTACGACAACAACATGCCAAACCTGGGTGTATATTTCTTACCTTTACTTACACATCAAGATTTCACTTTCAGCTTCAGGCATTCAATCAACCATTCCCTGATTCTTATCTCTGGCAGTACATCGAGATACTTAATATTTACTGTTCATACGAGTGGGATAAATTACGCTGTGTTTGGTTAGTTGTCGGAATGAGAATGGAAATGAAAATAAGAACAAGAATAACAACAGGAATGCGAATTTGTCGTTCCATTCCAATAGAAAAAACACAACTAAACGTATGAACTTTCTTTTCTCCGAAATTTACTGTTTTACTTCCGACCGAATAGTGCAACC
This sequence is a window from Tripterygium wilfordii isolate XIE 37 chromosome 8, ASM1340144v1, whole genome shotgun sequence. Protein-coding genes within it:
- the LOC120004598 gene encoding uncharacterized protein LOC120004598 produces the protein MLYTCLALFFSTRADHIPWAFIKYIENLDNVKQYNWSKAICDNLLDSIKKNIKSPTKVTGCVTIMSYWFCEHTEVFTPVNATIFPRFLKWDISGWPKDFKAQYIDIIMEDKVIEAGLEMNDEEKNLIESELQLSNLEASNKTPSFSDVPSASDNSTSETESSNTPERHNIVNQSSQSAEDIESPVVRLGSGGKNLMQSSEEPSPENMAASHVHHESTRKKDKSMVRIIELEKEKNDAKEEVERLKNDLLIQTKKIEVKQSEVEELRMELWYQIKNNEKLNVELENVISSKIVIEKGYQLMVDETAKLKSEVQALIAAREVKQNEDNIEVDDATNEKENAEEDRIVENIIANIVISDYVSNVKDNTPKKLATYQRKPASTSMVRRIKTKKRIEREDSDFEYDLKKKLNQNKKAKILVEQNELAACNVEDYNIPEKTISLKEVQTKSGVYRFLSTRDKKKLTDVAQLGKNNTVVWSGDNFLVWSDIISLVNGNMVSSNIINAQIEYLTRKQGKVIAPHPTQVRTASIAITSSCMAFIRMKRDDLLQKCIVEKLKNQDERYRYYIFPIHAAGNHEVANHWTTLVLDTEDGLWLHYNSILPRNRKCRDPYLTDVDELIKYYYEVFPMPSGSQYDREELITMWDTPQQSATSVDCGIICMYVIDCLFNKTSIAKKLTKTEINKFRANLVQTFLNDDPHSWDVDGDNLTDLMK
- the LOC120003564 gene encoding protein FAR1-RELATED SEQUENCE 5-like is translated as MEFTLKDNDHDQLDHVDSVDVLTPMIGMLFDSVDDLFNFYKDFGQHNGFSVKRRSISKDSSGMYKYLVFTCGRSDKFYSHSKNSICHRAFSKNECKARIAGRLSINGKWEITQFNNNHNHELSPSQSRYFRCNREINPCVKRQLEINDMAGIRPNKSHNACVIGAGGHENLPFLERDTRNLISKVRRMRLGEGDAVAVQNYFLKMQSNNEGFFSLIDWDDDGRLKNVFWADPRSRAAYKEFGDVVTFDTTYLTNKYDMPFAPFVGVNHHGHSILLGCGLISSEDTETFVWLFRTWLACMGGVAPQGIITDQDRAMKNAIRVVFPDTKHRLCLWHIMKKVPEKLGSHIEYDGIRRLLTGAIYDSQSIYEFEDSWHMLISFYQLEDNVWLSSLYAERELWVPIFVKKYFWAGMSTTGRSESMNAFFDGYVNSKTTLKQFVEQYSNALRKKIEKESQADFDSFHKQLSCATFYDMEKQIQKLYTVQKFLEFQKELTGMMYCGFKSIDERECSTHYVLYEDVVFGEGGKKKVMFDVMYDGEDVNCSCLSFEFRGIVCRHALVVFIARDIFVLPDKYVLTRWRKDVRRCHSRVKINYDGWTLSNEQRRYDDMCRSFSQLADVAADNEGYFVNVMQWIKVSLKNMTPNSYVSLVPGSSNPNDPIVRRGKGRPRSVMKRRIFKRRSTGSSSGAAGSSRTNDISVF
- the LOC120004102 gene encoding zinc finger protein ZAT10-like, yielding MALEALNSPNTTPNPFNAAYEDSDIKRKRSKRQRSESLAPASPTEDEYLALCLIMLARGNNNSDDNNEAVTVAQPQPPPSSLKLSYKCTVCGKAFPSYQALGGHKASHRKSSSGVDNSNNDHPSSSTTTVTAASSGRAHECSICHKSFPTGQALGGHKRCHYDGSNSNNNNNNNGSVVTSSSSQGLSQHQHQQRGFDLNLPALEMESAWEGHVIMDGPCDEEVESPLSTKKPRLLFNREGSLN